Proteins from one Chitinophaga oryzae genomic window:
- the rpsJ gene encoding 30S ribosomal protein S10 produces MSQRIRIKLKSYDHNLVDKSAEKIVKTVRNTGAVVTGPIPLPTEKKIFTVLRSPHVNKKAREQFQLCTHKRLLDIYTSSSRTVDALSKLDLPSGVEVEIKA; encoded by the coding sequence ATGTCTCAGAGAATAAGAATCAAGCTGAAGTCCTACGATCATAACCTGGTAGACAAGTCTGCTGAGAAGATCGTTAAAACCGTGCGTAACACGGGCGCCGTGGTAACAGGTCCGATACCTTTACCTACAGAAAAGAAAATCTTTACGGTATTGCGTTCTCCGCACGTAAACAAGAAAGCGCGCGAGCAGTTCCAGTTGTGTACTCACAAACGTTTACTGGACATCTATACCTCCTCTTCCAGGACTGTAGATGCGCTGAGCAAGCTGGATTTACCTTCTGGCGTAGAAGTTGAAATTAAAGCATAA
- the rpsC gene encoding 30S ribosomal protein S3: protein MGQKTNPIGNRLGIIRGWDSNWYGSKKDFATKLIEDNKIRTYLNARINKGGISRVVIERTLGKLIVTVHTSKPGIIIGKGGNEVDRIKEELKKLTGKEDVQINILEIRRPEMDANIVAETIAKQIESRINYKRAIKMAIATALRMGAEGIKIKVSGRLGGAEIARAEEVKQGRVPLHTYRMDIDYASLFALTVYGKIGIKVWICKGEVLGKRDLNPNVLTGKEGDNRGGGREHGGERREHGERRERGGDRRGGDNRGGGRR from the coding sequence ATGGGTCAGAAAACAAATCCTATTGGTAACAGGTTAGGTATCATCAGAGGATGGGACTCTAATTGGTATGGCAGCAAAAAAGATTTTGCTACCAAACTGATCGAAGACAACAAGATCAGAACTTATCTGAATGCCCGCATCAACAAAGGCGGCATCTCCAGAGTTGTGATTGAAAGAACTTTAGGTAAGTTGATCGTCACTGTGCATACTTCCAAACCAGGTATCATCATAGGTAAAGGTGGTAATGAAGTTGATCGCATCAAGGAAGAACTGAAAAAACTGACTGGTAAAGAAGACGTACAGATCAATATTCTCGAAATCCGCCGTCCGGAAATGGATGCGAACATCGTTGCAGAAACTATTGCCAAACAAATCGAAAGCCGTATCAACTACAAACGCGCTATCAAAATGGCAATCGCTACCGCACTGAGAATGGGAGCTGAAGGTATCAAAATTAAAGTAAGCGGCCGTCTGGGTGGTGCTGAAATCGCCCGCGCGGAAGAAGTGAAACAAGGTCGTGTGCCCCTGCATACTTATCGCATGGACATCGACTACGCTTCCCTGTTCGCTTTGACTGTATACGGTAAAATCGGTATCAAAGTATGGATCTGTAAAGGTGAAGTACTCGGCAAACGCGACCTGAACCCGAACGTACTGACCGGCAAAGAAGGCGACAACCGCGGCGGTGGACGTGAACACGGTGGAGAAAGAAGAGAACACGGTGAAAGAAGAGAACGCGGAGGAGACAGAAGAGGCGGTGATAACCGTGGCGGTGGCCGCAGATAA
- the rplN gene encoding 50S ribosomal protein L14, with protein sequence MIQQESRLSVADNSGAKEVLCIRVLGNSGQDYAKVGDKIVVTVKDAIPGGGAKKGMVTKAVIVRTKNKLRRKDGSYIRFDDNAVVLLNNSDEPRGTRIFGPVARELRDKGYMKIISLAPEVL encoded by the coding sequence ATGATACAACAAGAATCAAGACTGAGCGTAGCCGATAACAGTGGTGCCAAAGAAGTACTCTGCATCCGCGTACTGGGCAACTCCGGTCAGGACTACGCTAAAGTAGGCGATAAAATTGTAGTGACCGTTAAGGACGCAATTCCTGGTGGCGGCGCTAAAAAAGGTATGGTTACCAAAGCGGTAATCGTAAGAACCAAAAACAAATTACGCCGTAAAGACGGTTCATATATCCGTTTCGACGACAACGCGGTTGTACTGCTCAATAACTCAGACGAACCACGCGGTACCCGTATTTTCGGTCCGGTTGCCCGTGAACTGAGAGACAAGGGTTATATGAAAATTATCTCCCTGGCTCCTGAAGTATTGTAA
- the rplD gene encoding 50S ribosomal protein L4, which produces MQLDILNIEGKKTGRSIELPEEIFGVEPNNHVIYLAVKQYLAAQRQGTHKVKTRAEVKGASRKLHKQKGTGGARKGNIRNPLYKGGGTIFGPKPHSWSIKLNRKVKDLAKISALSVKAKENSIIIVEDLALQAPKTKQFVGILKNLNINVDGKKTMFITPEYNDSVYLSLRNIPTVDGAMLSDINTYDIMNSNYLVFTESAAKIFTEEPAEA; this is translated from the coding sequence ATGCAACTTGATATTTTAAATATAGAAGGTAAGAAAACCGGAAGATCCATCGAACTTCCTGAGGAGATCTTTGGTGTAGAGCCTAACAACCACGTCATTTACCTGGCTGTTAAACAGTATCTCGCCGCTCAGCGTCAGGGTACCCACAAGGTAAAAACCAGAGCTGAAGTAAAAGGTGCTTCCCGCAAACTGCACAAACAAAAAGGTACCGGTGGTGCCCGTAAAGGTAACATCCGTAACCCGCTGTATAAAGGTGGTGGTACCATCTTCGGTCCCAAACCGCACAGCTGGAGCATCAAACTGAACAGAAAAGTGAAAGATCTCGCTAAGATCTCCGCCCTGTCAGTAAAAGCTAAAGAAAACAGCATCATCATCGTTGAAGATCTGGCGCTGCAGGCTCCTAAAACCAAACAATTCGTTGGTATCTTAAAGAACCTGAACATCAATGTAGACGGTAAGAAGACTATGTTCATCACTCCGGAATACAACGATAGCGTTTATCTGTCTTTAAGAAACATCCCTACTGTGGACGGCGCCATGCTGAGCGATATCAATACTTATGATATCATGAACAGCAACTACCTCGTGTTCACAGAAAGCGCTGCTAAAATCTTCACTGAAGAGCCTGCAGAAGCATAA
- the rpsS gene encoding 30S ribosomal protein S19: MARSIRKGPYVDQKLETKVEKMNAGTKRTVIKTWSRRSTITPDFVGHTFAVHNGNKFIPVYVTEFMVGHKLGEFAPTRNFRGHANKKM, translated from the coding sequence ATGGCTCGTTCCATAAGAAAAGGTCCTTACGTAGACCAGAAATTAGAGACTAAAGTTGAAAAAATGAACGCTGGCACCAAGCGCACAGTTATCAAAACCTGGAGCCGCCGTTCTACCATCACTCCTGATTTCGTTGGTCACACTTTCGCAGTTCACAATGGCAACAAATTCATTCCGGTTTATGTAACGGAATTTATGGTTGGCCACAAACTGGGCGAATTTGCACCTACACGTAACTTCAGAGGACACGCTAACAAGAAAATGTAA
- the rplP gene encoding 50S ribosomal protein L16, producing MLQPKRVKHRKMHKGRIKGNAKRGATLSFGTFGLKALEPKWITDRQIEAARVALTRHMKREGNVWIRIFPDKPITAKPLEVRMGKGKGAPDHWAAVVKPGRILFEADGVPLQVAKEAMELAAQKLPIKVKFVTSRDYVA from the coding sequence ATGTTACAGCCAAAAAGAGTGAAACACAGGAAGATGCACAAAGGCCGCATCAAAGGGAACGCTAAAAGAGGCGCTACCCTCTCCTTTGGTACATTCGGTCTTAAAGCATTAGAACCTAAGTGGATCACCGACCGGCAGATCGAAGCTGCTCGTGTCGCCCTCACCAGACATATGAAACGTGAAGGTAACGTTTGGATCCGCATATTCCCTGACAAACCTATCACTGCCAAACCACTGGAAGTAAGGATGGGTAAAGGTAAAGGTGCTCCGGACCATTGGGCAGCAGTAGTAAAACCAGGCAGAATTTTATTCGAAGCAGACGGCGTTCCCTTACAGGTAGCGAAAGAAGCGATGGAACTCGCAGCACAAAAACTGCCCATCAAAGTAAAATTCGTAACCAGCCGCGACTACGTTGCTTAA
- the rplW gene encoding 50S ribosomal protein L23, translating to MKLSDVLIKPVVTEKVNKATEKFNRYYFIVDKKANKLEIKKAVEEFYGVTVQDVNTAVMPGKAKFRFTKAGFIAGKKPSYKKAIITLASNETIDLYANM from the coding sequence ATGAAACTTTCAGACGTTTTAATCAAACCGGTAGTAACCGAAAAGGTGAACAAAGCCACCGAAAAATTCAACCGCTACTACTTCATTGTTGACAAAAAAGCCAACAAACTGGAGATCAAAAAAGCAGTGGAAGAGTTCTACGGTGTAACTGTACAGGATGTGAATACTGCCGTAATGCCGGGTAAAGCTAAATTCCGCTTTACTAAAGCCGGTTTCATTGCAGGTAAAAAACCGTCTTACAAAAAGGCGATCATTACCCTCGCATCCAACGAAACTATAGATCTGTATGCTAACATGTAG
- the fusA gene encoding elongation factor G: MADLRFQRNFGIAAHIDAGKTTTTERILYYTGKSHKIGEVHEGAATMDWMAQEQERGITITSAATTCFWNFPTLQGKALPDTKQYKFNIIDTPGHVDFTVEVERSLRVLDGLVALFCAVSGVEPQSETVWRQANRYRVPRIGFVNKMDRSGADFLNVVKQVKEMLGANPVPLTLPIGAEDTFKGVVDLITMKGIIWDEEGKGATYQEIEIPEDMKEEANEWRAKLVEAVAEYDDTLMEKFFEDPNSISEAEIHEAIRKATIDIAIIPMMCGSSFKNKGVQKMLDAVCRYLPSPMDIEAVKGTNPDTGDEIERKPDAKEPFSALAFKIMTDPFVGRLAFFRAYSGHLDAGSYILNTRTGKNERISRIMQMHANKQNPIDFIEAGDIGAAVGFKDIKTGDTLCDENHPIILESMTFPEPVIHIAIEPKTQADVDKMGMAIAKLVEEDPTLKARTDEETGQTVLSGMGELHLEIIVDRMKREFKVEVNQGAPQVAYKEALTAKIEHREVFKKQTGGRGKFADIQVEISPADAEWLKENDGKSFQFINDIFGGAIPKEFIPAVQKGFEQSMNQGVLANFPLVNLKVRLFDGSFHAVDSDAMSFELCAKQAFREAARKAKPVLLEPIMKVEVQTPDQYMGDVTGDLNRRRGMLEGMDSRNGVQVIKAKVPLSEMFGYVTQLRSLSSGRASSIMEFSHYAPAPNNVAEEVVAKVKGKVNA; the protein is encoded by the coding sequence ATGGCAGACTTAAGATTTCAAAGGAACTTTGGTATTGCGGCGCACATTGATGCGGGTAAAACCACTACCACAGAGCGTATCCTGTATTATACAGGTAAATCCCACAAGATTGGTGAGGTGCACGAGGGTGCTGCTACCATGGACTGGATGGCACAGGAGCAGGAAAGAGGTATTACCATCACATCTGCTGCTACCACTTGTTTTTGGAATTTCCCAACTTTACAGGGTAAAGCTCTCCCGGACACTAAACAATATAAATTCAACATCATCGATACTCCGGGCCACGTGGACTTTACCGTGGAAGTAGAGCGCTCTCTGCGCGTACTGGACGGTCTGGTGGCACTGTTCTGCGCTGTATCCGGCGTTGAACCTCAGTCTGAAACCGTTTGGCGCCAGGCTAACCGCTACCGCGTACCCCGTATCGGTTTCGTTAATAAAATGGACCGTTCCGGCGCTGACTTCCTGAACGTGGTAAAACAGGTGAAAGAGATGCTGGGTGCTAACCCCGTTCCCCTGACCCTGCCTATCGGTGCTGAAGATACTTTCAAAGGCGTGGTAGACCTGATCACCATGAAAGGTATCATCTGGGACGAAGAAGGTAAAGGTGCTACCTACCAGGAAATCGAGATTCCGGAAGATATGAAGGAAGAAGCGAATGAATGGAGAGCTAAACTGGTAGAAGCCGTTGCTGAATACGACGATACCCTGATGGAAAAATTCTTCGAAGATCCTAACTCTATCTCCGAAGCTGAAATCCACGAAGCTATCCGTAAAGCTACCATCGACATCGCTATCATCCCGATGATGTGCGGTTCCTCCTTCAAAAACAAAGGTGTTCAGAAAATGCTGGATGCGGTTTGCCGTTACCTGCCTTCTCCAATGGACATCGAAGCGGTAAAAGGTACCAACCCCGATACCGGTGACGAAATTGAACGTAAACCAGACGCAAAAGAACCATTCTCTGCCCTGGCGTTCAAAATCATGACCGATCCTTTCGTAGGCCGTCTGGCGTTCTTCCGGGCTTACTCCGGTCACCTGGATGCAGGTTCCTACATCCTGAACACCCGTACCGGCAAAAACGAACGTATCAGCCGTATCATGCAGATGCACGCCAACAAACAGAACCCGATCGACTTCATCGAAGCCGGCGATATCGGAGCTGCTGTTGGTTTTAAAGATATCAAAACAGGTGATACCCTCTGCGATGAGAACCATCCGATCATCCTGGAATCTATGACCTTCCCTGAGCCGGTTATCCACATCGCTATCGAGCCTAAAACTCAGGCCGACGTTGATAAAATGGGTATGGCTATCGCTAAACTGGTAGAAGAAGATCCTACCCTGAAAGCGAGAACCGACGAAGAAACCGGCCAAACCGTACTGAGCGGTATGGGTGAGCTTCACCTTGAAATCATCGTTGACCGTATGAAACGCGAGTTCAAAGTGGAAGTTAACCAGGGTGCGCCTCAGGTGGCTTACAAAGAAGCCCTGACCGCTAAAATTGAACACCGCGAAGTGTTCAAAAAACAAACCGGTGGTCGTGGTAAATTCGCCGACATCCAGGTGGAAATCTCCCCTGCTGATGCTGAATGGCTGAAAGAAAACGACGGCAAATCCTTCCAGTTCATCAACGATATCTTCGGTGGTGCTATCCCGAAAGAGTTCATCCCGGCTGTTCAGAAAGGTTTCGAACAATCCATGAACCAGGGTGTACTGGCTAACTTCCCGCTGGTAAACCTGAAAGTGCGCCTGTTCGACGGCTCCTTCCACGCAGTGGACTCCGACGCTATGTCCTTCGAACTCTGCGCCAAACAAGCTTTCCGTGAAGCTGCCCGCAAAGCTAAACCAGTACTGCTGGAGCCTATCATGAAAGTGGAAGTGCAAACTCCTGACCAGTATATGGGTGACGTTACCGGTGACCTCAACCGTCGTCGCGGTATGCTGGAAGGTATGGACTCCAGAAATGGTGTTCAGGTAATCAAAGCCAAAGTACCTTTGAGCGAAATGTTCGGTTACGTAACCCAACTGCGCTCCCTGTCTTCCGGCCGCGCCAGCTCCATCATGGAATTCTCTCACTACGCTCCGGCTCCGAACAACGTGGCTGAAGAAGTGGTAGCGAAAGTAAAAGGTAAAGTAAACGCCTAA
- the rpmC gene encoding 50S ribosomal protein L29 — protein sequence MAKEKLDLNGLSIQDLQEKISAEELRLKKMKFGHAITPIENPMSIRSVRRDIARMQTELRKKQLGF from the coding sequence ATGGCAAAAGAAAAGCTGGATCTGAACGGCCTGAGCATTCAGGATCTCCAGGAGAAAATCTCTGCGGAAGAGCTGCGCCTGAAGAAAATGAAATTCGGTCATGCAATTACGCCCATCGAAAATCCCATGAGCATCCGCTCTGTGAGACGCGATATCGCCCGTATGCAAACCGAACTGCGTAAAAAACAACTGGGCTTCTAA
- the rplC gene encoding 50S ribosomal protein L3 yields the protein MKGIIGKKIGMTSIFESNGKQTACTIIEAGPNVVTQVKSLESDGYNAIQVSFGEKKEKHTTKAELNHFAKASTSPKRFVKEFRNPDVQKALGEIITCEIFAEGESIDVVGTSKGKGFQGVVKRHGFSGVGEATHGQHDRSRAPGSVGGSSYPSRVFKGMRMAGQTGNERVKVKGLKILKIFPEKNYILVSGSVPGHNGSIVLIQK from the coding sequence ATGAAAGGTATTATTGGTAAAAAGATTGGTATGACCAGTATCTTCGAGTCCAATGGTAAGCAAACTGCTTGTACCATTATCGAAGCAGGTCCCAACGTTGTAACACAGGTAAAAAGCCTGGAATCAGATGGTTACAATGCAATTCAGGTTTCTTTCGGTGAGAAGAAAGAAAAACACACTACAAAAGCTGAGCTCAATCACTTCGCGAAAGCAAGCACCTCTCCCAAACGTTTTGTTAAAGAATTCCGCAACCCGGACGTACAGAAAGCCCTCGGTGAAATTATCACCTGCGAAATCTTCGCTGAAGGTGAATCTATTGACGTTGTAGGCACTTCCAAAGGTAAAGGCTTCCAGGGTGTTGTAAAACGCCACGGTTTTAGCGGTGTGGGTGAAGCCACCCACGGCCAGCACGACAGAAGCAGGGCTCCTGGTTCTGTAGGCGGTTCCTCCTATCCTTCCCGCGTTTTCAAGGGCATGCGTATGGCCGGCCAGACAGGTAACGAAAGAGTGAAAGTGAAAGGTCTGAAGATCCTGAAAATATTCCCTGAAAAGAATTATATCCTGGTAAGTGGTTCCGTTCCCGGCCACAATGGTTCAATCGTTTTAATCCAGAAGTAA
- the rpsQ gene encoding 30S ribosomal protein S17 encodes MTTERQLRKTRIGVVASNKMDKTITVKVERKVKHPIYGKFVKKTTKFMAHDDKNECSIGDTVKIAETRPLSKNKCWRLVEIIEKVK; translated from the coding sequence ATGACGACCGAAAGACAATTAAGAAAAACCAGGATTGGTGTGGTGGCCAGCAACAAAATGGATAAAACCATTACTGTTAAGGTGGAACGTAAAGTGAAGCACCCTATCTATGGTAAATTCGTTAAAAAAACTACCAAGTTCATGGCGCACGACGATAAAAACGAGTGCAGCATCGGCGATACCGTGAAAATCGCGGAAACCCGCCCTCTGAGCAAAAACAAATGCTGGAGATTGGTAGAAATTATCGAAAAAGTAAAATAA
- a CDS encoding outer membrane beta-barrel protein: MKKIRLLTLVAVSVLMGSTVKAQIQKGNIMVGADLTNLSVTFQKESTAFSANLSPKIGWFITDGLAIGGYVDFGANTTKNKTTDTRASNTNYGIGAFARYFIEDKNVRKLEFSKRVRFFAEANAGFAGQNPASGASTNGFNVGVGPGISYFITPNVGLEGLLKYDLTVGGGNSTTANRLSLGIGFQIYLPSAKAKAIYREERSGK; the protein is encoded by the coding sequence ATGAAAAAAATTCGTCTCCTAACCCTTGTTGCAGTGAGCGTACTGATGGGATCAACCGTTAAAGCACAGATCCAGAAAGGCAATATTATGGTAGGTGCAGACCTCACCAACCTGAGCGTGACTTTTCAAAAGGAAAGTACTGCCTTCAGTGCAAATCTATCTCCCAAGATCGGTTGGTTTATTACAGATGGTTTGGCTATCGGTGGTTATGTCGATTTTGGCGCCAATACCACCAAGAATAAAACAACGGACACCAGGGCTTCGAATACGAATTATGGCATCGGAGCTTTCGCCCGCTATTTTATAGAAGATAAAAACGTCCGGAAGCTGGAGTTCTCCAAGAGAGTGCGCTTCTTTGCAGAAGCCAATGCAGGATTTGCCGGCCAGAACCCGGCCAGCGGCGCTTCTACAAACGGCTTTAACGTTGGTGTAGGTCCCGGTATTTCCTATTTTATCACCCCCAATGTAGGTCTGGAAGGATTATTAAAATACGACCTGACCGTGGGAGGAGGAAACTCTACCACTGCTAATCGCCTCAGCCTGGGCATAGGTTTCCAGATCTATCTGCCTTCCGCTAAAGCAAAAGCTATTTACAGAGAAGAAAGAAGCGGAAAATAA
- a CDS encoding polysaccharide deacetylase family protein: MNQEKRILLSVDVEEFDIPEEFGRQVPLQEKLEISRKGLQTTLDLFDQYNVRATFFITAYWAQHYPELIRQVAAKHEIASHAYYHSSFSDADLEGSRLALQEISGQQVRGFRMPRLRKVNMKALKDAGYLYDASLNPTWLPGRYNNRHLPRTMFRDDNMWIIPSSVSPLIRYPVFWLSVKNAPLWITRHFSKTILRKDPYLSFYFHPWELVDIRGYALPSYISRVSGARMEQKMDGFLRFLQQQGRFCAHIDML; encoded by the coding sequence ATGAACCAGGAGAAAAGGATACTGCTCAGTGTCGACGTGGAAGAATTTGACATCCCCGAAGAATTTGGCCGGCAGGTGCCCCTGCAGGAAAAACTGGAAATATCCAGGAAAGGCCTGCAAACCACCCTCGACCTCTTTGATCAGTACAATGTACGTGCTACTTTCTTCATCACCGCCTACTGGGCACAGCACTACCCCGAACTGATCCGGCAGGTGGCCGCCAAACACGAAATAGCCTCTCACGCTTATTACCATAGCTCCTTTTCCGATGCGGACCTGGAAGGATCACGCCTGGCCCTCCAGGAAATCAGCGGGCAACAGGTACGCGGTTTCCGCATGCCACGCCTCCGGAAAGTGAATATGAAGGCGCTCAAAGATGCCGGTTACCTCTACGACGCCTCCCTGAACCCCACCTGGCTGCCCGGTCGCTACAACAACCGGCACCTGCCGCGTACTATGTTCAGAGATGACAACATGTGGATCATCCCTTCTTCGGTATCCCCCCTCATCCGGTACCCCGTTTTCTGGCTGAGCGTGAAAAATGCACCACTTTGGATAACCCGCCATTTCAGTAAAACAATCCTCCGGAAAGACCCTTACCTCTCTTTTTATTTCCACCCCTGGGAATTGGTGGATATCCGTGGATATGCCCTGCCTTCCTACATCAGCCGCGTTTCAGGCGCCAGAATGGAACAGAAAATGGACGGTTTTCTGCGCTTTCTGCAGCAACAGGGCCGCTTCTGCGCACATATCGATATGCTCTGA
- the rplV gene encoding 50S ribosomal protein L22: MEAVAKLNNNPTSTRKMRLLADLIRGLDVEKALNILKFHPKHPSVPLEKLLVSAIANWKVKNEGARVEDANLIVKTIFVDGGRTLKRMRPAPQGRGYRIRKRSNHVTIVVDGKNAQ, encoded by the coding sequence ATGGAAGCAGTAGCTAAGCTGAACAATAATCCCACATCTACCCGCAAAATGCGTTTGCTGGCAGACTTAATCCGCGGCCTGGATGTGGAGAAAGCTTTGAATATTTTGAAATTCCATCCAAAGCACCCCAGCGTTCCGTTGGAAAAACTGCTGGTATCCGCTATCGCAAACTGGAAAGTGAAGAATGAAGGTGCAAGGGTAGAAGATGCCAACCTGATCGTTAAAACTATCTTCGTAGACGGCGGCCGCACCCTGAAAAGAATGCGCCCCGCTCCACAAGGCAGAGGTTACCGTATCCGCAAGAGAAGTAACCACGTTACGATTGTGGTAGATGGTAAAAATGCACAGTAA
- a CDS encoding T9SS type A sorting domain-containing protein: MTSYISKCIPALVVLALLCTTARAQLILNRQVVASNGGSGAVNNVRIQYTIGESVVTPVTDGRLLLTQGFQQPEELPALPPGANPVKNYIIFPNPAVTNAKVQFDLLRGATVTIQVLNPAGQTLYHQFVEMGAGKTTVILPVNHFAAGIYTVVLKVNASIYFEKLIVQ; this comes from the coding sequence ATGACATCTTACATCTCCAAGTGCATCCCTGCGCTGGTGGTACTGGCATTGCTATGCACCACGGCGAGGGCTCAACTGATCCTGAACAGACAGGTGGTGGCCAGCAACGGAGGCAGTGGTGCGGTGAATAACGTCCGGATACAGTATACCATAGGCGAGTCAGTGGTGACGCCTGTGACAGACGGCCGGCTGCTCCTCACCCAGGGCTTTCAGCAACCGGAAGAACTTCCTGCATTACCTCCCGGCGCCAATCCGGTCAAGAACTACATCATCTTCCCCAACCCTGCGGTTACCAACGCCAAGGTGCAATTTGACCTGCTCCGGGGCGCTACGGTCACCATCCAGGTACTGAATCCTGCAGGCCAGACCCTGTATCATCAGTTCGTGGAAATGGGTGCGGGCAAAACCACGGTCATACTACCGGTGAATCATTTTGCCGCCGGTATTTATACGGTGGTATTGAAGGTGAATGCCAGTATTTATTTCGAGAAGCTGATCGTCCAGTAG
- a CDS encoding glycosyltransferase has translation MYLELTQAPPTTVRYETGEEVLLAPGLDVILPCWNPSGPWVESLIRHYHEVIHLMGDVPVQLILVNDGSLRNFTSQHISWLEAAIPGIIIVNYKENRGKGHAVREGVKNSRYAYQVYTDLDFPFGVDAVKKAYDQLQHGLDVVAGERGAAYLKELPRKRRIITRISRLLNKVVLRLKVKDAQAGLKGFNAHGRSVLLNTTIDGFLYDSEFLYKAGKNPRLKIGAVDVYCRPGISFSAFKIKLLLKELRNYCRIITSANAAN, from the coding sequence ATGTACTTAGAATTAACACAAGCACCACCTACAACTGTTAGATATGAAACAGGAGAAGAGGTCTTACTGGCTCCTGGCCTCGATGTGATTCTGCCCTGCTGGAACCCGTCGGGCCCCTGGGTAGAATCCCTCATCAGGCACTATCATGAAGTTATCCACTTGATGGGAGATGTCCCCGTACAGCTCATCCTCGTGAATGATGGCTCACTCCGTAATTTCACCAGTCAGCATATCTCCTGGCTGGAAGCCGCCATTCCGGGCATTATTATCGTCAACTATAAAGAAAACAGGGGAAAAGGCCATGCGGTCCGCGAAGGCGTGAAAAACTCCCGCTATGCCTACCAGGTATACACCGACCTCGATTTCCCCTTCGGCGTGGACGCCGTTAAAAAAGCCTACGATCAGCTGCAGCATGGCCTCGACGTAGTGGCCGGCGAAAGAGGCGCCGCCTACCTGAAAGAACTGCCCCGCAAAAGAAGGATCATCACCCGCATCAGCCGCCTGCTGAATAAAGTCGTGCTCCGCCTCAAAGTAAAAGACGCCCAGGCCGGCCTGAAAGGGTTTAACGCCCACGGCAGATCTGTACTGCTCAATACCACCATCGACGGTTTTTTATACGATAGCGAGTTTCTGTATAAAGCCGGTAAAAATCCACGTCTGAAAATCGGCGCAGTAGATGTATATTGTCGCCCCGGAATCAGCTTCAGCGCCTTTAAGATCAAACTGCTGCTGAAAGAACTCAGGAACTATTGCCGGATTATTACCAGTGCTAACGCAGCTAACTAA
- the rplB gene encoding 50S ribosomal protein L2: MALKKFKPMTAGTRWKIGNAYAELTTDTPEKSLLEPAKRSGGRNAQGRMSMRYIGGGHKKAYRVVDFKREKVNIPATVKTIEYDPNRSAFIALVSYADGEKRYIIAPQGLQVGSTVVSGETAAPEVGNALPLKNMPLGTVVHNIELQPGKGGAIARSAGAYAQLSNKEEKYAVLKMPSGELRKVLNTCMATVGTVSNSDHALQSIGKAGANRWRGIRPRNRGVAMNPVDHPMGGGEGKSSGGHPRSRTGKYAKGLKTRKPHKSSDKLIISRKNGKKL, from the coding sequence ATGGCACTGAAGAAGTTCAAACCAATGACGGCCGGTACCCGCTGGAAAATAGGCAACGCTTACGCTGAGCTGACCACGGATACCCCCGAAAAAAGCCTGCTCGAGCCCGCTAAAAGAAGCGGCGGTAGAAACGCTCAGGGTAGGATGTCTATGCGCTACATCGGTGGCGGTCACAAAAAAGCCTACCGCGTGGTAGACTTTAAACGTGAAAAAGTAAATATCCCCGCTACAGTTAAAACTATCGAATACGATCCTAACCGTAGCGCCTTCATCGCACTGGTAAGCTATGCAGACGGTGAAAAACGTTATATCATCGCACCACAAGGCCTCCAGGTAGGCAGCACCGTTGTCAGCGGTGAAACTGCTGCTCCTGAAGTAGGTAACGCCCTGCCGCTGAAAAACATGCCGCTGGGTACTGTGGTACACAATATCGAACTGCAGCCTGGTAAAGGCGGTGCTATCGCAAGAAGCGCCGGCGCCTACGCTCAGCTGTCGAACAAGGAAGAAAAATATGCTGTACTGAAAATGCCTTCCGGTGAACTGCGCAAAGTGCTGAACACCTGCATGGCTACCGTAGGTACAGTTTCCAACTCCGACCACGCCCTGCAATCTATCGGTAAAGCAGGTGCCAACCGTTGGAGAGGTATCCGTCCCCGCAACCGTGGTGTGGCCATGAACCCTGTAGATCACCCGATGGGTGGTGGTGAAGGTAAATCTTCCGGCGGCCATCCAAGATCCAGAACAGGCAAATATGCGAAAGGTCTGAAAACCAGAAAGCCGCATAAGAGCTCTGATAAACTGATCATCAGCAGGAAAAACGGTAAAAAATTATAA